One stretch of Streptomyces peucetius DNA includes these proteins:
- a CDS encoding S1 family peptidase yields MTALPIRLTGVTAAACALVLCTALPSSAINSYNATPAPERTEVGALVATWDADDDPATPDRVDWVCSGTMIDADTFLTAAHCTTDWPENVRFYVSLDQDVQAGLDEAAARHPGDPTAVAKAVGVQGTAHSHPGYPGPAADTHDISVVELPAAKVRARWSFTPAALPEAGALDALGPQGLKDAPFVVAGYGTQEAARGPGGHTHPGGGVRMKAPVTFDALNASWVRLAMTAPQGNGGACYGDSGGPNFATLDGERTLVSTTITGDSPCYATNVTYRLDSPGARAFLAPFTELP; encoded by the coding sequence TTGACTGCCCTGCCCATACGTCTGACCGGCGTCACCGCCGCTGCCTGCGCCCTGGTTCTCTGCACGGCCCTGCCGTCGTCCGCGATCAACTCGTACAACGCGACGCCCGCTCCCGAGCGGACCGAGGTCGGTGCGCTCGTAGCCACCTGGGACGCCGACGACGACCCCGCCACACCCGACCGGGTGGACTGGGTCTGTTCCGGAACGATGATCGACGCGGACACGTTCCTCACCGCCGCGCACTGCACCACCGACTGGCCGGAGAACGTCAGGTTCTACGTCTCCCTCGACCAGGACGTGCAGGCCGGCCTCGACGAGGCGGCCGCGCGGCACCCCGGCGACCCGACGGCCGTGGCGAAGGCCGTGGGCGTCCAGGGCACCGCGCACAGCCACCCCGGGTATCCGGGGCCCGCGGCGGACACCCATGACATCTCCGTCGTGGAACTGCCTGCCGCAAAGGTGCGGGCCCGCTGGTCGTTCACGCCGGCCGCCCTGCCCGAGGCGGGGGCGCTCGACGCGCTCGGCCCGCAGGGGCTGAAGGACGCGCCGTTCGTGGTCGCCGGGTACGGCACCCAGGAGGCCGCCCGCGGACCGGGCGGCCACACCCACCCCGGCGGCGGTGTCCGGATGAAGGCGCCCGTCACCTTCGACGCCCTCAACGCGTCCTGGGTGCGTCTCGCCATGACCGCCCCGCAGGGCAACGGTGGTGCCTGCTACGGCGACTCCGGCGGCCCGAACTTCGCCACCCTGGACGGCGAGCGCACGCTGGTGTCGACCACGATCACGGGCGATTCCCCGTGTTACGCCACCAATGTGACGTACCGTCTGGACTCTCCCGGGGCCCGGGCGTTCCTTGCGCCCTTCACCGAACTGCCCTGA
- a CDS encoding TOPRIM nucleotidyl transferase/hydrolase domain-containing protein yields MSMEHFRSAFIAWAAGGRGAPAAAAAARELARGAGLRRVLLVEGGSDRAAVEALAPRLGRDLGSQGVSVVPMGGATNIGRFLELAGPQGLDVEAAGLCDAAEEPFFRRALERAGLGPHPDREALERRGFQVCVADLEDELIRALGTGAVERALAAQGDLRSFRTFQKQPAQRERTIEAQLRRFLGTTSGRKIHYGRTLVEELDLAAVPQPLLRLLDGAGAASGPYGADPAARG; encoded by the coding sequence ATGAGCATGGAGCACTTCCGGTCGGCGTTCATCGCCTGGGCGGCCGGCGGCCGCGGTGCCCCGGCGGCGGCAGCGGCCGCGCGGGAGCTCGCCCGGGGGGCCGGTCTGCGCCGGGTCCTGCTGGTCGAGGGCGGCAGCGACCGGGCCGCGGTGGAGGCGCTGGCTCCGCGCCTGGGCCGGGATCTCGGCTCGCAGGGCGTCTCCGTCGTGCCGATGGGCGGCGCGACGAACATCGGCCGATTCCTGGAGCTGGCCGGCCCGCAGGGTCTCGACGTCGAGGCGGCGGGCCTGTGCGACGCCGCAGAGGAGCCCTTCTTCCGGCGCGCCCTGGAGCGCGCGGGGCTCGGCCCCCACCCGGATCGTGAGGCGCTGGAACGCCGTGGCTTCCAGGTGTGTGTCGCGGATCTCGAGGACGAACTGATCCGGGCCCTGGGCACCGGCGCGGTGGAGCGGGCGCTCGCCGCGCAGGGCGATCTCCGCTCGTTCCGGACGTTCCAGAAGCAGCCCGCGCAGCGCGAGCGGACTATCGAGGCACAGCTGCGGCGATTTCTGGGCACCACCAGCGGCCGCAAGATCCACTATGGGCGGACTCTGGTGGAGGAGCTGGACCTCGCCGCGGTGCCGCAGCCGCTGCTGCGGCTGCTGGACGGCGCCGGCGCGGCCTCCGGGCCTTACGGGGCCGACCCGGCCGCGCGGGGCTGA
- a CDS encoding SpoIIE family protein phosphatase, translating to MRSRLEWLSLAGTEIGTTLDLEGTAQELADFVVPRLADGAAIDLLESALRGEHVEAGRDGERPVMRAIAVSAVPRLMQLEPDPVGELTSVNKDTIAVRALMRRQPLLMSRLTRDDFARVAPTASAAEKMRAAGVHSYMVVPLIARGVLLGVADFVRAGSRPPFSRTDFVLAQQLASRAAVFVDNARLYKREREQVVSLQRNLLPRSTPRTLGLDVHADYAPTADASGVGGDWYDVMALPGGRTALVVGDVMGHGLAAAAAMGRLRAIARTLFALDTVPERVLARLDLAARDLEDDQVATCLCAVYDPATAECTLATAGHPPPLLVDTAGNAEYVDVPVGAPLGAGVIPYDPAKITVPAGNRLMLYTDGLIKIRAEDVDVQLARLRKAAGAAGAAELESCELLTGGWGPGKRFDEAVMLVATAYGPRQGEDLAVWTLPPDATAASAARRLVVEQLAGWDLDGLADTTELVVSELVGNALRYGGGPGQLRMLRHERLVVEVSDTGPDLPLIQHATLNDEGGRGLQLINMLCRRWGSCRTPHGKVVWAEQDIVPTTA from the coding sequence ATGCGCAGCCGTCTTGAGTGGCTCAGCCTCGCCGGCACCGAGATCGGTACCACGCTCGACCTGGAGGGGACGGCGCAGGAACTGGCCGACTTCGTCGTGCCCCGGCTCGCGGACGGCGCGGCGATCGACCTGCTCGAGTCGGCGCTGCGCGGCGAGCACGTCGAGGCGGGCCGGGACGGCGAGCGGCCCGTCATGCGGGCGATCGCCGTCTCCGCCGTACCGCGCCTCATGCAGCTCGAGCCCGATCCGGTGGGCGAGCTGACCTCGGTGAACAAGGACACGATCGCGGTCCGCGCCCTGATGCGCCGGCAGCCGCTGCTGATGAGCCGGCTCACCCGGGACGACTTCGCGCGGGTGGCGCCCACCGCAAGCGCCGCGGAGAAGATGCGCGCGGCCGGGGTGCACAGCTACATGGTGGTGCCCCTGATCGCCCGTGGAGTGCTGCTCGGTGTGGCCGACTTCGTCCGGGCCGGCAGCAGGCCCCCCTTCTCCCGCACCGATTTCGTGCTCGCCCAGCAACTCGCCTCCCGCGCCGCCGTGTTCGTCGACAACGCCCGCCTGTACAAACGCGAGCGCGAGCAGGTCGTCAGCCTCCAGCGCAATCTGCTGCCGCGCTCCACGCCCAGGACGCTCGGCCTCGACGTCCACGCCGACTACGCGCCCACCGCCGACGCGAGCGGCGTCGGCGGCGACTGGTACGACGTGATGGCCCTCCCCGGCGGACGGACCGCCCTCGTCGTCGGCGACGTCATGGGACACGGACTCGCGGCGGCGGCGGCCATGGGCCGGCTGCGCGCCATCGCCCGCACTCTGTTCGCCCTGGACACGGTGCCCGAGCGGGTCCTCGCCCGGCTCGACCTCGCGGCCCGTGACCTGGAGGACGACCAGGTCGCCACCTGCCTGTGCGCGGTGTACGACCCCGCCACCGCCGAGTGCACCCTCGCCACGGCCGGCCATCCGCCGCCGCTGCTCGTGGACACCGCGGGCAACGCCGAGTACGTCGACGTACCGGTGGGCGCGCCGCTGGGCGCCGGTGTGATCCCGTACGACCCGGCGAAAATAACCGTGCCCGCCGGCAACCGGCTGATGCTCTACACCGACGGTCTGATCAAGATCCGCGCGGAGGACGTCGACGTGCAGCTGGCGCGGCTGCGCAAGGCCGCCGGTGCCGCCGGTGCCGCGGAGCTCGAGTCGTGCGAGCTGCTGACCGGTGGCTGGGGCCCCGGAAAGCGCTTCGACGAAGCGGTCATGCTCGTCGCCACGGCGTACGGACCGCGCCAGGGGGAGGACCTGGCGGTCTGGACGCTGCCGCCCGACGCCACGGCCGCCTCCGCGGCCCGCAGGCTGGTGGTGGAACAACTGGCCGGCTGGGACCTGGACGGCCTCGCCGACACCACCGAACTCGTCGTCAGCGAACTCGTCGGCAACGCCCTGCGCTACGGCGGCGGCCCCGGGCAACTGCGCATGCTGCGCCACGAGCGGCTGGTCGTCGAGGTGTCCGACACGGGCCCCGACCTGCCGCTCATCCAGCACGCGACGCTCAACGACGAAGGCGGCCGGGGCCTGCAACTGATCAATATGCTCTGCCGGCGCTGGGGTTCGTGCCGGACCCCCCACGGCAAGGTCGTCTGGGCGGAACAGGACATCGTGCCCACAACGGCCTGA
- a CDS encoding NADP-dependent isocitrate dehydrogenase produces the protein MTDSTIIYTHTDEAPALATYSFLPVIQAYASTAGVTVETRDISLAGRIISQFPEYLEEGQRVGDALAELGALAKTPAANIIKLPNISASIPQLKAAVAELQEQGYALPDYPDDPKTDEERDIRARYDKVKGSAVNPVLREGNSDRRAPASVKNYAKAHPHRMGAWSADSKTNVATMGADDFRSTEKSAVIGEAGSLRIELKGDDGSTTVLRESVPVLAGEVVDASVMRVAALREFLTAQVARAKAEGVLFSVHLKATMMKVSDPIIFGHVVRAFFPKTFAKYGESLAKAGLTPNDGLGGIYKGLESLPEGAEIKASFDAELAEGPDLAMVDSDRGITNLHVPSDVIVDASMPAMIRTSGHMWGPDGQEADTVAVLPDSSYAGVYQVVIDDCRANGAFDPSTMGSVPNVGLMAQKAEEYGSHDKTFEIPVTGTVRAVDAAGNAVLEQVVSAGDIFRMCQTKDAPIKDWVKLAVTRARATGVPAVFWLDEGRAHDAQLIEKVKAYLAEHDTEGLEIKILPPVEATAFSLERIRRGEDTISVTGNVLRDYLTDLFPILELGTSAKMLSVVPLMNGGGLFETGAGGSAPKHVQQLVKENYLRWDSLGEFLALAVSFEHLATTTGNARAQVLADTLDRATGTFLGEDKSPSRKLGGIDNRGSHFYLALYWAQELAKQTDDTQLAEAFAALAKTLGEQERTIVDELIAVQGSPADIGGYYRPDAAKAAAVMRPSKTLNQALSTLA, from the coding sequence GTGACTGACTCGACCATCATTTACACGCACACTGACGAGGCGCCCGCCCTGGCGACGTACTCGTTCCTGCCTGTGATCCAGGCGTACGCATCGACGGCCGGTGTCACCGTGGAGACCCGTGACATCTCGCTCGCGGGGCGGATCATCTCGCAGTTCCCCGAGTACCTCGAAGAGGGACAGCGCGTCGGCGACGCCCTCGCCGAGCTCGGCGCCCTGGCCAAGACGCCGGCCGCCAACATCATCAAGCTGCCCAACATCTCGGCCTCGATCCCGCAGCTGAAGGCCGCCGTCGCCGAGCTGCAGGAGCAGGGCTACGCGCTGCCGGACTACCCGGACGACCCGAAGACCGACGAGGAGCGCGACATCCGCGCCCGTTACGACAAGGTCAAGGGCAGCGCCGTCAACCCGGTCCTGCGCGAGGGCAACTCCGACCGCCGCGCCCCCGCGTCGGTCAAGAACTACGCCAAGGCGCACCCGCACCGCATGGGTGCCTGGTCCGCCGACTCGAAGACGAACGTCGCGACCATGGGCGCCGACGACTTCCGCTCGACCGAGAAGTCCGCGGTGATCGGCGAGGCCGGTTCGCTGCGCATCGAGCTGAAGGGCGACGACGGCTCCACCACGGTGCTGCGCGAGTCGGTCCCGGTCCTCGCCGGCGAGGTCGTCGACGCCTCCGTGATGCGGGTGGCCGCCCTGCGCGAGTTCCTCACCGCGCAGGTCGCCCGTGCCAAGGCCGAGGGCGTGCTGTTCTCCGTGCACCTGAAGGCCACGATGATGAAGGTTTCCGACCCGATCATCTTCGGTCACGTCGTACGCGCCTTCTTCCCGAAGACTTTCGCGAAGTACGGCGAGTCCCTCGCCAAGGCCGGCCTCACCCCGAACGACGGCCTCGGCGGCATCTACAAGGGCCTCGAGTCGCTCCCCGAGGGCGCCGAGATCAAGGCGTCGTTCGACGCCGAGCTGGCCGAGGGCCCGGACCTCGCGATGGTCGACTCCGACCGCGGCATCACCAACCTGCACGTGCCGAGCGACGTCATCGTCGACGCCTCCATGCCGGCGATGATCCGCACCTCCGGCCACATGTGGGGTCCGGACGGCCAGGAGGCCGACACCGTCGCCGTCCTGCCGGACAGCAGCTACGCGGGTGTGTACCAGGTCGTCATCGACGACTGCCGCGCCAACGGCGCCTTCGACCCGTCGACCATGGGCTCGGTGCCGAACGTCGGTCTGATGGCGCAGAAGGCCGAGGAGTACGGCAGCCACGACAAGACCTTCGAGATCCCGGTCACCGGCACCGTGCGGGCCGTCGACGCCGCCGGCAACGCCGTGCTGGAGCAGGTCGTCAGCGCCGGTGACATCTTCCGCATGTGCCAGACCAAGGACGCGCCCATCAAGGACTGGGTCAAGCTCGCCGTCACCCGCGCCCGCGCGACCGGCGTCCCGGCCGTGTTCTGGCTGGACGAGGGCCGCGCGCACGACGCGCAGCTCATCGAGAAGGTCAAGGCGTACCTGGCCGAGCACGACACCGAGGGCCTGGAGATCAAGATCCTCCCGCCGGTCGAGGCGACCGCGTTCTCCCTGGAGCGCATCCGCCGCGGCGAGGACACCATCTCCGTCACCGGCAATGTGCTGCGCGACTACCTGACGGACCTGTTCCCGATCCTGGAGCTCGGCACCAGCGCCAAGATGCTCTCCGTCGTCCCGCTGATGAACGGCGGCGGCCTGTTCGAGACGGGTGCCGGCGGCTCCGCGCCGAAGCACGTCCAGCAGCTCGTCAAGGAGAACTACCTGCGCTGGGACAGCCTCGGCGAGTTCCTCGCGCTGGCCGTCAGCTTCGAGCACCTCGCGACGACCACGGGCAACGCCCGCGCCCAGGTCCTCGCCGACACGCTCGACCGCGCGACCGGCACCTTCCTGGGCGAGGACAAGTCGCCGAGCCGCAAGCTGGGCGGCATCGACAACCGCGGCAGCCACTTCTACCTGGCCCTGTACTGGGCCCAGGAGCTGGCGAAGCAGACCGACGACACGCAGCTCGCGGAGGCGTTCGCGGCTCTCGCCAAGACGCTCGGCGAGCAGGAGCGGACCATCGTCGACGAGCTGATCGCGGTGCAGGGCTCGCCGGCCGACATCGGTGGCTACTACCGGCCCGACGCCGCCAAGGCGGCGGCCGTGATGCGCCCGTCGAAGACCCTCAACCAGGCCCTGTCGACCCTGGCCTGA
- a CDS encoding glutamate ABC transporter substrate-binding protein, with the protein MKAYKSAATAAVTVFAVALTATGCAGDSEGAGSGPSRTVNAEDLPELPTYKVATDVDIDSPTWEKAKKAGKLVIGAKNDQPFLGFEDENGQRSGFDIEIAKMIAADLGFSSRQIEFKTVDTAVREAAISGGEVDLYVGTYTINEERKKKVAFAGPYYLAGADLLIREDDRTIAGPFSLEGKTVCSATGSTALAEIKKPEYNTQTVETPKYTECVQRLLAGEVDAVTTDDAILKGYAAQHPDKLKVVGQPFTEEPYGIGMAKGDEALRDAVSDALQAHDENGDYKLAYDATLGLSGSRYVGPPMVRRD; encoded by the coding sequence ATGAAGGCCTACAAGTCCGCCGCCACCGCGGCCGTCACCGTGTTCGCGGTAGCTCTCACCGCGACGGGATGCGCCGGCGATTCCGAAGGCGCCGGCAGTGGGCCGTCCCGCACGGTGAACGCCGAGGACCTGCCGGAGCTGCCGACCTACAAGGTGGCCACGGACGTCGACATCGACTCGCCGACGTGGGAGAAGGCGAAGAAGGCCGGGAAGCTCGTCATCGGCGCCAAGAACGACCAGCCGTTCCTCGGCTTCGAGGACGAGAACGGACAGCGGTCCGGCTTCGACATCGAGATCGCCAAGATGATCGCCGCCGACCTCGGCTTCTCCTCCCGGCAGATCGAGTTCAAGACGGTGGACACGGCCGTCCGCGAGGCCGCGATCTCAGGCGGCGAGGTCGACCTGTACGTCGGGACGTACACGATCAACGAGGAACGCAAGAAGAAGGTCGCGTTCGCCGGCCCGTACTACCTGGCCGGTGCCGACCTGCTGATCCGCGAGGACGACAGGACCATCGCCGGTCCGTTCTCGCTGGAGGGCAAGACGGTCTGCTCGGCGACGGGGTCCACGGCCCTGGCCGAGATCAAGAAGCCGGAGTACAACACGCAGACGGTCGAGACGCCCAAGTACACCGAGTGCGTCCAGCGACTGCTCGCCGGCGAGGTCGACGCGGTCACCACGGACGACGCGATCCTCAAGGGCTACGCCGCCCAGCACCCGGACAAGCTGAAGGTCGTCGGCCAGCCGTTCACCGAGGAGCCGTACGGGATCGGCATGGCCAAGGGCGACGAGGCACTGCGGGACGCCGTCTCCGACGCCCTCCAGGCACACGACGAGAACGGCGACTACAAGCTGGCGTACGACGCGACGCTCGGCCTGTCCGGCTCGCGCTACGTCGGGCCGCCGATGGTCCGCCGCGACTGA
- a CDS encoding neutral/alkaline ceramidase — MRFPTTSSKAVSLLLAGSLGALALAAVPGAAPAGAASPRAAEPGPTTYLVGRGISDVTGEAAEVGMMGYSSFEQKATGIHQRQRSRAFVVADRTSGERVVYVNADLAMIFQSVRQGVITELGRRYGSLYSDRNVLLSATHTHAGTGGHSHHLAYNLASLGFQENTYRAIVDGIVESVAEAHDDLRPGTITLGRGELHNASVNRSRTAFEQNPARDKAAFPDAIDPAMTVLRFRQGGTDVGAISWFATHNTSLTNKNTLLSPDNKGYAAYEWEHDAEGVRYLEDRKGFVAAFPNTNAGDMSPNLNLKPGSGPTEDEFENTRIIGDRQFRAARRIHEAAATPVSGSVDSRLRFVDMEEVTVDGKYTPDGKEHRTCPAMVGASTLAGSVEDGPAIPGFTEGMNSPVAKLLEPFDIDPPEWLVSCQYPKANLVPTGLVNAVTPTTPTVLPLQIVKIGQFHLVAGPAEYTIVSGLRIRRSVAEELGVPLENVLMQGYANAYSQYVTTPEEYDLQQYEGGSTLYGRYTLSAQQQEFASLAASLRDGTPAGSGPTPPDHSDRQTSLQTGVVMDNPPAGTRFGDVLAEPAASYGPGATVTAEFVTGHPKNGLHRNGTFLEVQRLVDGAWVRHLDDGDWDTKYRWVRLNGVTGTSKAVITWEVAPGTPAGTYRIAHFGDSKSLFGKITAFSGATRSFRVG; from the coding sequence ATGCGGTTCCCCACAACCAGCTCCAAGGCGGTCTCCCTGCTGCTCGCGGGGTCGCTCGGCGCACTGGCCCTGGCCGCCGTACCAGGGGCCGCGCCGGCCGGTGCGGCATCCCCGCGGGCGGCGGAGCCGGGGCCCACGACGTACCTGGTCGGCCGGGGCATCTCCGATGTGACCGGAGAGGCCGCGGAGGTCGGCATGATGGGCTACTCGAGCTTCGAGCAGAAGGCGACCGGCATCCATCAGCGGCAGCGCTCGCGGGCCTTCGTCGTGGCCGACCGGACCAGCGGCGAGCGGGTGGTGTACGTCAACGCCGACCTGGCCATGATCTTCCAGTCCGTGCGGCAGGGCGTCATCACCGAACTCGGGCGGCGTTACGGCTCGCTCTACTCGGACCGCAACGTCCTGCTGTCGGCCACCCACACCCACGCCGGAACCGGCGGTCACTCCCACCACCTCGCCTACAACCTGGCCTCGCTCGGCTTCCAGGAGAACACCTACCGGGCCATCGTCGACGGCATCGTCGAGTCGGTGGCCGAGGCCCACGACGATCTGAGGCCGGGCACCATCACCCTCGGCAGGGGCGAGCTGCACAACGCGAGCGTCAACCGCTCGCGGACCGCGTTCGAGCAAAACCCCGCCCGCGACAAGGCCGCCTTCCCCGACGCGATCGACCCGGCGATGACCGTGCTGCGGTTCCGGCAGGGCGGTACCGATGTCGGCGCCATCAGCTGGTTCGCCACCCACAACACGTCGCTCACCAACAAGAACACGCTGCTCAGCCCGGACAACAAGGGCTACGCGGCGTACGAGTGGGAGCACGACGCCGAGGGTGTGCGCTACCTCGAGGACCGGAAGGGTTTCGTCGCCGCGTTCCCCAACACGAACGCGGGTGACATGTCGCCCAATCTGAACCTGAAGCCCGGCTCCGGACCGACGGAGGACGAGTTCGAGAACACCCGGATCATCGGTGACCGGCAGTTCCGGGCGGCGCGGCGGATCCACGAGGCGGCGGCCACCCCGGTGAGCGGCAGCGTGGACTCCCGGCTGCGGTTCGTGGACATGGAGGAGGTGACGGTCGACGGCAAGTACACGCCGGACGGCAAGGAGCACCGCACCTGCCCGGCCATGGTCGGCGCCTCGACACTCGCCGGCAGCGTGGAGGACGGGCCCGCGATACCCGGGTTCACCGAGGGGATGAACAGCCCGGTCGCGAAGCTGCTGGAGCCGTTCGACATCGATCCGCCCGAGTGGCTGGTGAGCTGCCAGTACCCGAAGGCGAACCTGGTGCCCACGGGGCTGGTCAACGCGGTGACGCCGACGACTCCGACGGTCCTGCCGCTGCAGATCGTCAAGATCGGCCAGTTCCATCTGGTGGCCGGACCGGCCGAGTACACGATCGTCTCGGGTCTGCGTATCCGCCGTTCGGTCGCCGAAGAGCTGGGCGTACCGCTGGAGAACGTGCTGATGCAGGGCTACGCCAACGCGTACAGCCAGTACGTCACCACTCCGGAGGAGTACGACCTGCAGCAGTACGAGGGCGGTTCGACCCTCTACGGCAGGTACACGCTCTCCGCCCAGCAGCAGGAGTTCGCCTCGCTGGCGGCGTCGCTGCGGGACGGCACGCCGGCCGGCAGCGGGCCGACGCCGCCCGACCACTCGGACCGTCAGACGTCGCTGCAGACCGGTGTGGTGATGGACAACCCGCCGGCGGGCACGCGGTTCGGCGACGTGCTGGCGGAGCCGGCCGCGTCGTACGGGCCGGGAGCCACCGTCACGGCCGAGTTCGTGACCGGGCACCCGAAGAACGGTCTGCACCGGAACGGGACCTTCCTGGAGGTGCAGCGGCTGGTGGACGGTGCCTGGGTCCGCCACCTGGACGACGGCGACTGGGACACCAAGTACCGCTGGGTGCGGCTCAACGGTGTGACGGGCACGTCCAAGGCGGTCATCACCTGGGAGGTGGCCCCCGGGACACCGGCAGGGACGTACCGGATCGCGCACTTCGGTGACTCCAAGAGCCTGTTCGGCAAGATCACCGCCTTCAGCGGGGCCACGCGGAGCTTCCGGGTCGGCTGA
- a CDS encoding AraC family transcriptional regulator — translation MATHEPGPALSAGSPPGAPSTAPLTDPRYGSATITPHLLRYLTLVSAERGHDLGPALRRAGLSEAALSAVGQRVSYRQGSSVIREAIRDLGDPALGLAVGRRQRVTAWGLVGLGLQASPTLHDALRLGVRHHGVTGSMLDYRMERVPAGAAILATARYTDSGLRAFLLEEAFGSIVALIRDAWREDFTPHSVAVRHPRPSYGDAYERWFRCPVTFGAADDRLVFAAESLDSPLPGADPYTLAQVVGLLDAARAQGRDRQDLVQGLEVSVARALPHVPPLAQQALARGMSERTLRRRLAEHGTSYEALVDSVRLVRAEELMTTSDLPLHRIARMLGFSDARTLRRAVTRWFGTSPSAMRGSPARRR, via the coding sequence ATGGCGACGCACGAACCAGGACCCGCCCTGTCCGCCGGGAGTCCCCCCGGCGCTCCGTCCACCGCGCCACTGACCGACCCGCGGTACGGGTCCGCCACCATCACCCCCCACCTCCTGCGCTACCTCACCCTGGTGTCCGCCGAACGCGGTCACGACCTCGGCCCCGCCCTGCGCCGCGCCGGACTGAGCGAGGCGGCCCTCAGCGCGGTCGGCCAGCGGGTGTCCTACCGGCAGGGCAGCTCCGTGATCAGGGAGGCGATACGGGACCTCGGCGACCCCGCGCTCGGCCTCGCCGTGGGCCGCCGCCAGCGGGTGACCGCATGGGGGCTGGTCGGCCTCGGCCTGCAGGCCAGCCCCACGCTCCACGACGCCCTGCGGCTCGGCGTCCGCCACCACGGTGTCACCGGGTCCATGCTCGACTACCGCATGGAGCGCGTGCCGGCCGGCGCCGCGATCCTGGCGACCGCCCGGTACACCGACTCAGGGCTGCGGGCGTTCCTGCTCGAAGAGGCGTTCGGCAGCATCGTCGCCCTGATCAGGGACGCCTGGCGCGAGGACTTCACGCCGCACTCCGTCGCCGTACGCCACCCCCGTCCGTCGTACGGTGACGCGTACGAGCGCTGGTTCCGCTGCCCCGTCACCTTCGGCGCGGCCGACGACCGGCTGGTCTTCGCCGCCGAGTCGCTGGACAGCCCGCTGCCCGGCGCCGACCCGTACACCCTCGCCCAGGTCGTCGGGCTCCTCGACGCGGCCCGGGCGCAGGGGCGGGACCGGCAGGACCTGGTGCAGGGGCTGGAGGTGTCGGTCGCCCGGGCGCTGCCCCACGTGCCGCCGCTCGCCCAGCAGGCGCTGGCGCGCGGCATGAGCGAGCGGACGCTGCGCAGACGGCTCGCCGAACACGGCACCAGCTACGAGGCACTGGTCGACTCCGTCCGGCTGGTACGGGCCGAGGAGCTGATGACGACGAGCGACCTCCCTCTGCACAGGATCGCGAGAATGCTCGGTTTCAGCGACGCCCGTACCCTGCGCCGCGCGGTGACCAGGTGGTTCGGCACCAGCCCTTCCGCGATGCGCGGCTCCCCGGCACGACGCCGGTAG
- a CDS encoding PepSY domain-containing protein — protein MNVPTHALRLRAAVPGCLLACSALLLTACGTDKGTEVSAAAAQTGSPTSTASPTGSPSPTDTATSLTDDQAERRALVPAATVTWNDAADTAVGEVSGSKLVEIELTRSENGATSTPSPSPSPSPSPSPGTPVWAAEVATEDGTVHIVHVDASSGEVLRSEQETDQDADDKRRIADRLAEAEVTAQQAVTTATGRTDGTVTAVQLDNDDADRLIWSVDVVTQADWNKTTFDIDATNGEILREQVDRD, from the coding sequence ATGAACGTACCCACTCATGCTCTGCGTCTGCGTGCCGCCGTCCCCGGATGCCTCCTCGCCTGTTCGGCCCTGCTGCTCACCGCCTGTGGAACCGACAAGGGGACGGAGGTCAGCGCGGCAGCCGCGCAAACGGGCAGCCCGACGAGCACCGCGAGCCCCACGGGCTCACCCAGCCCGACGGACACCGCGACCAGCCTCACGGACGACCAGGCCGAGCGCCGGGCGCTGGTCCCGGCCGCCACGGTCACCTGGAACGACGCGGCCGACACGGCGGTCGGCGAGGTCTCCGGCAGCAAGCTGGTCGAGATCGAACTGACACGCTCGGAGAACGGTGCCACCAGCACCCCCTCGCCGAGTCCTTCACCGAGTCCTTCACCGAGCCCGGGCACCCCCGTGTGGGCCGCCGAGGTCGCCACCGAGGACGGCACCGTCCACATCGTCCATGTGGACGCCTCCTCCGGCGAGGTGCTGCGGTCCGAGCAGGAGACCGACCAGGACGCCGACGACAAGCGCCGGATCGCCGACCGCCTGGCCGAGGCCGAAGTCACGGCCCAGCAGGCGGTGACCACGGCGACCGGGAGGACGGACGGCACGGTCACCGCCGTCCAGCTCGACAACGACGACGCCGACAGGCTGATCTGGTCGGTCGACGTCGTCACCCAGGCGGACTGGAACAAGACGACCTTCGACATCGACGCCACCAACGGGGAGATCCTGCGCGAGCAGGTCGACCGCGACTGA
- a CDS encoding pyridoxamine 5'-phosphate oxidase family protein codes for MALTREDREKFLAEPLVAALAVDAGEDGRAPLTVPIWYQYEPGGDIWIMTGRDSRKAAAIEAAGRFSLMVDRVEPTVRYVSVEGPVVETVPATREQLVEISARYLAPGKVEAYVDFAWKNHGNQLVIRMRPQRWISSDLGEA; via the coding sequence GTGGCGCTCACCCGTGAAGACCGTGAGAAGTTCCTGGCAGAACCGCTCGTCGCCGCGCTCGCGGTCGATGCCGGCGAGGACGGCCGGGCGCCCCTCACGGTGCCGATCTGGTACCAGTACGAACCGGGCGGCGACATCTGGATCATGACCGGCCGGGACTCCCGCAAGGCGGCGGCGATCGAAGCCGCCGGGCGGTTCTCCCTCATGGTCGACCGGGTCGAACCCACGGTCCGCTACGTCTCGGTCGAGGGCCCGGTCGTCGAGACGGTCCCGGCCACCAGGGAGCAGCTGGTGGAGATCTCCGCCCGCTATCTCGCCCCGGGGAAGGTCGAGGCGTACGTCGACTTCGCCTGGAAGAACCACGGGAACCAGCTGGTCATCCGGATGCGGCCGCAGCGCTGGATCAGTTCGGATCTGGGCGAGGCATGA